One Turneriella parva DSM 21527 genomic region harbors:
- a CDS encoding AI-2E family transporter: protein MPARHSAQTTVPATSHSAPTQVERWERLKVASLLFIAASIFLAIAYLTRDIIVPFVIAVFLNYAISPVVKKLQSSLRIPRLVSTGLTVASALLVAGLIVFLAVVSLSGAFRSLEQYHHRILDLFNESALLLNRWLLPVQVTIDPATLAASLKKLPFLAWARSVSSGVLEFFGQTILVALFFVFLVAGTRLKRHAADRPGSMSYAVNDKIARYLGVKFLTSLVTGILVGAVLAILQVDLAVLFGLLAFLLNFIPSIGSIAATLLPLPVAFLQYGTGWHFVLALALPGLIQFIIGNLIEPRIMGESLGLHPVVVLLSLLLWGFLWGIPGMLLAVPITAVLKIVFERNEITQPLARVLEGKPH, encoded by the coding sequence ATGCCAGCGCGCCATAGCGCACAAACTACTGTGCCTGCAACGTCGCACTCTGCGCCCACGCAGGTTGAGCGATGGGAAAGACTTAAGGTCGCGAGCCTGCTCTTTATCGCTGCGAGCATCTTTCTCGCGATCGCATACCTGACGCGCGATATTATCGTGCCCTTTGTCATCGCTGTTTTTCTGAACTATGCCATCTCGCCGGTGGTCAAGAAGCTGCAAAGCTCGCTGCGAATTCCCAGACTGGTTTCTACGGGCCTCACTGTCGCTTCAGCCCTATTAGTAGCAGGATTAATTGTTTTTCTGGCGGTGGTTTCGCTGTCAGGGGCTTTTCGCAGTCTCGAACAGTACCATCACCGCATTCTTGATCTCTTCAACGAAAGCGCACTGCTACTGAACCGCTGGCTGTTGCCCGTGCAGGTTACCATCGACCCGGCGACACTCGCGGCCTCGCTCAAGAAATTGCCGTTTCTTGCCTGGGCGCGCAGCGTATCTTCAGGTGTGCTCGAGTTCTTCGGGCAGACGATTCTCGTCGCTCTGTTTTTTGTCTTTCTCGTCGCCGGCACACGGCTCAAGCGACATGCGGCCGATCGCCCCGGCAGCATGTCTTACGCGGTGAACGACAAGATCGCTCGCTATTTGGGGGTGAAATTCTTAACGTCGCTCGTCACCGGCATTCTCGTCGGGGCGGTGCTCGCGATTCTTCAGGTCGATCTCGCCGTGCTCTTTGGTCTGCTCGCGTTTCTCTTAAATTTTATTCCGAGTATTGGGTCGATTGCCGCGACGCTGTTGCCTCTGCCCGTTGCTTTCTTGCAATACGGCACCGGCTGGCATTTTGTGCTGGCACTGGCCTTACCGGGGTTAATCCAGTTTATTATCGGTAACCTCATTGAGCCGCGTATCATGGGCGAGTCGCTGGGCCTTCACCCGGTCGTGGTGCTGCTGTCGCTGTTGCTCTGGGGTTTTCTTTGGGGCATACCGGGCATGTTGCTCGCGGTGCCCATCACGGCCGTGCTCAAGATTGTGTTTGAGCGCAACGAAATCACGCAGCCCCTGGCGCGCGTGCTCGAGGGAAAACCTCATTAG
- a CDS encoding lysophospholipid acyltransferase family protein encodes MEKLPWEDQFMQSVAAIAAGGETEERAKQLLQDYIRLARTTAMPEALDFEHHPELAATASPYLGRDEEIHDLMLAIVTPILSRFKVTGLENFEKVIPSLTTCGVTLVANHLSLFDAAVVYALLHREPHLKQYAEKIFFIAGRLVFTSDYSRVAGRMFHSMLVASPRDMAENEPIKRELARLNIRSFKEGKERQRQGHILVLYPEGTRSRDGKMGQFHGALYNYLEGTVVLPIAITGADKILHSHSFTFELTDGSMTLGEPIFVAPADAAPRDILNLDADTLPKETRKQDAMDTIGRKVAAMLPEQMRGVYASAP; translated from the coding sequence ATGGAAAAGCTTCCGTGGGAAGACCAGTTCATGCAGAGCGTTGCTGCCATTGCGGCAGGGGGCGAGACTGAAGAACGCGCCAAACAGCTCTTGCAAGACTATATCCGCCTGGCGAGAACAACGGCCATGCCCGAGGCGCTCGACTTTGAGCACCACCCTGAACTCGCCGCGACGGCGTCGCCGTACCTGGGCCGCGACGAAGAGATTCACGACCTGATGCTTGCGATTGTGACGCCGATACTCAGTCGGTTCAAGGTCACGGGTCTCGAGAATTTTGAGAAGGTTATACCATCGCTCACGACCTGCGGCGTGACGCTGGTGGCAAACCACCTGAGTTTGTTCGACGCAGCAGTCGTGTACGCTTTGCTGCACCGCGAGCCACACCTCAAGCAATATGCTGAGAAGATTTTCTTTATAGCTGGCAGACTCGTCTTTACCTCTGACTACAGTCGTGTCGCGGGCCGCATGTTCCATTCGATGCTGGTGGCGTCGCCGCGTGACATGGCCGAGAATGAGCCGATTAAGCGCGAGCTCGCACGGCTCAACATTCGCTCATTCAAAGAAGGTAAAGAACGGCAGCGGCAGGGGCACATTCTCGTCCTCTACCCCGAAGGTACGCGCAGCCGCGACGGCAAGATGGGGCAGTTTCACGGCGCTCTCTACAACTACCTCGAAGGTACCGTGGTTTTGCCGATTGCGATTACCGGCGCTGACAAGATTTTGCACTCGCACAGTTTCACTTTTGAACTTACCGATGGCAGCATGACGCTGGGTGAGCCGATTTTCGTAGCGCCTGCGGATGCAGCACCGCGCGATATCCTCAACCTTGATGCCGATACACTGCCGAAAGAGACGCGCAAACAAGACGCGATGGATACCATCGGCCGCAAGGTCGCCGCGATGCTGCCCGAACAGATGCGGGGTGTTTATGCCAGCGCGCCATAG
- a CDS encoding helix-turn-helix domain-containing protein: MNAYLTMLLFASGVCLLIALGQLFLARTGKKKYIWAAAYFFVGLCFVFAYLVHSDRLLEYPHIYGPHLVIIFLPAMMYYFYFRFWLYPDLPLRTYWHLIPASIAFVIAAPFLLENEQAKQAAIISYYKNGVFSWREYLFEIGLLSNVIYSGLLTWEARVLHKHIHVAGRSIFVLTALCAAISVVSVLIIMIAYAIGDRVLESYGMVGLVVAAAFGYFFMQRSSHISEELSASVEQERYRKTRLNGVDLNKIRQGLRELMDEQKLYTDFDLSLAQLAEALGLNAHQLSEYLNIHEKKKFSDYIGEFRIHEAKRLLVDEGGENLLRAGLAAGFSSKSSFNSLFKKATGLTPGEYRDQFKKRG; this comes from the coding sequence ATGAATGCTTACCTTACAATGCTCTTATTCGCTTCGGGTGTTTGTCTGCTCATCGCGCTTGGGCAATTATTTCTCGCGAGAACAGGAAAGAAAAAATATATCTGGGCGGCGGCATATTTCTTCGTGGGCCTCTGTTTCGTTTTCGCTTATTTGGTGCACAGTGACCGGTTATTAGAGTATCCGCATATATACGGTCCGCATCTGGTCATCATCTTTCTGCCGGCGATGATGTATTATTTCTATTTCAGATTCTGGCTATACCCTGATTTGCCTCTGAGAACTTACTGGCATCTGATACCTGCAAGCATTGCATTCGTCATTGCAGCGCCTTTCTTGCTTGAAAACGAGCAGGCCAAGCAGGCGGCGATTATTTCATATTATAAGAATGGAGTATTTAGCTGGCGCGAATATCTGTTTGAAATCGGACTGCTGAGCAACGTCATTTATTCCGGTCTGTTAACCTGGGAGGCTCGAGTTCTGCATAAACATATTCATGTTGCAGGACGCAGTATTTTTGTTTTAACCGCGCTATGCGCCGCAATCAGCGTTGTTTCTGTATTAATAATCATGATTGCATATGCAATCGGCGATAGAGTGCTCGAGTCGTATGGAATGGTAGGTTTGGTTGTTGCGGCCGCCTTTGGCTATTTTTTCATGCAGCGCTCGTCGCATATCAGCGAAGAGCTTTCGGCTTCGGTTGAGCAAGAGCGCTATAGAAAGACCCGCTTAAATGGCGTCGATTTGAACAAGATAAGACAAGGCTTACGAGAGTTAATGGACGAACAGAAGCTTTATACTGATTTTGATCTCAGTCTGGCTCAATTAGCCGAAGCACTGGGATTAAATGCCCATCAGCTTTCTGAGTACCTGAATATCCACGAAAAGAAGAAGTTCTCTGATTATATCGGCGAATTTCGCATACACGAAGCAAAGCGCCTACTTGTAGATGAAGGTGGCGAAAATCTGTTGCGGGCCGGGCTCGCTGCGGGTTTTAGCTCGAAGTCATCATTTAATTCTCTGTTCAAGAAGGCAACGGGGCTCACTCCTGGTGAGTATCGCGATCAATTCAAAAAACGGGGATAA
- a CDS encoding helix-turn-helix domain-containing protein → MPIDLFSLSFFVVAGICLLIGLGHLFLAKAGRKKYYWSAAYFSTGAMIFFSFLIFSDLLMQWPHFYGLHIPISFLPGYFYYAYFRNWLNPHARERHEFYLAPFLVVTIVMVPFLFSGAEAKRTAIQAFYVYHQISWREGLLLLGLAYNIVFPMLILWTMLHAYTQIKGAGRSLLILVLMCAGISIVSLVLIILAHLFTSVAFIKISAGGLLIAACLGYIFMQRSAHTTAYLQEIETVRYAKTRLAGLKIDELEQKLSDLMQNEKLFTDFELTLNTVAQRLSLKPHQLSEYLNLHAKQTFRDFINVYRVKEAERLLADPENENILQVAYQAGFGSKSSFNLIFRKLTGKTPSEYAQLMRTNTESPN, encoded by the coding sequence ATGCCTATCGATCTTTTTTCCCTATCTTTCTTCGTCGTTGCGGGTATATGCCTCTTGATAGGTCTGGGGCATTTGTTTCTGGCTAAGGCTGGTCGAAAAAAGTATTACTGGTCAGCTGCATATTTTTCAACCGGGGCCATGATTTTCTTCTCGTTTCTGATATTCTCTGACTTGCTGATGCAATGGCCGCATTTCTATGGTCTGCATATTCCAATTAGTTTTTTGCCAGGATATTTCTACTATGCCTATTTTCGCAATTGGCTGAACCCCCATGCACGAGAAAGGCACGAGTTCTATCTCGCCCCCTTTCTGGTAGTCACAATAGTTATGGTGCCATTTCTTTTTAGTGGCGCAGAAGCAAAGCGGACGGCAATTCAGGCTTTCTATGTATATCATCAGATCAGCTGGCGAGAAGGACTCTTGCTTCTTGGGCTGGCCTATAATATTGTGTTTCCGATGCTGATTCTCTGGACAATGTTGCATGCATACACTCAAATTAAAGGCGCAGGTCGTAGTCTGCTGATACTCGTGCTGATGTGCGCGGGCATAAGTATCGTTTCTTTAGTGTTGATTATTCTTGCTCACCTGTTCACGAGCGTTGCTTTTATCAAGATTTCCGCGGGTGGGCTATTGATTGCGGCCTGTCTTGGTTATATATTCATGCAGCGTTCGGCGCATACGACCGCTTATCTGCAGGAAATTGAAACCGTACGCTATGCCAAGACGCGTTTGGCCGGTCTCAAAATCGATGAATTGGAGCAGAAGCTGTCAGATTTAATGCAGAATGAAAAGCTCTTCACAGATTTTGAGCTTACCTTAAATACCGTTGCTCAGCGTCTTTCTTTAAAACCCCATCAGCTTTCTGAATATCTGAACCTGCATGCGAAGCAGACATTTCGTGATTTTATTAACGTTTATCGGGTCAAAGAAGCAGAACGACTGCTTGCAGATCCTGAAAATGAGAATATTTTGCAGGTTGCCTACCAGGCAGGTTTCGGTTCAAAGTCGTCTTTTAACTTGATTTTTCGAAAATTGACAGGCAAGACTCCTTCAGAGTACGCGCAACTGATGCGAACCAATACGGAATCGCCAAACTGA
- a CDS encoding enoyl-CoA hydratase/isomerase family protein, producing MLKKSDITTARFAHEEERYVHLEIETRANIGFIRLREGSGWTIDEQLLTEIALVHERFEYDENIHGVIWSTHPSGGALGALDKTKLSVMDTEVRLRLYRYFASVTRAIYAFSKPELFLGYGPVSGAGAVLMMACDWRFLSSEVRGVSFVDVMPGLQLTNAMAQTIASGIGLENFKSLIRSGWAPPHDSLKRLGLANDIFQTDVLAEKGEIFMRRLIQNPLDLMRSRKLSLRRVGLNFFDKDRSLSDAALRKLHAESRRLSNSEKKFFAA from the coding sequence ATGCTTAAAAAGTCGGATATTACAACTGCTCGGTTTGCACATGAAGAAGAAAGGTATGTTCATCTTGAAATTGAAACTCGTGCTAATATCGGCTTCATTCGTCTGCGCGAAGGTTCAGGTTGGACGATAGACGAACAGCTTTTGACTGAAATTGCCCTCGTGCATGAACGCTTCGAATACGATGAGAATATTCATGGCGTTATCTGGTCGACACACCCGAGCGGCGGTGCGTTGGGTGCGCTTGACAAAACAAAATTGTCTGTTATGGATACTGAAGTCAGGCTTCGTTTGTATCGCTATTTCGCAAGCGTCACGCGGGCAATCTATGCGTTTTCGAAACCTGAGTTATTTTTGGGATATGGGCCTGTTTCAGGTGCCGGGGCTGTGCTCATGATGGCCTGCGACTGGCGGTTTTTGAGTTCTGAGGTGCGCGGGGTTTCTTTCGTCGACGTCATGCCTGGCTTGCAGCTGACCAATGCTATGGCCCAGACAATCGCATCAGGCATCGGGTTGGAGAACTTCAAGTCTCTCATTAGATCGGGTTGGGCGCCACCGCATGACAGTCTCAAAAGATTGGGTCTGGCGAATGACATTTTTCAAACAGATGTGCTTGCGGAAAAAGGTGAAATTTTCATGCGAAGGTTAATCCAGAATCCTTTGGATTTAATGCGTTCGCGAAAGCTCAGTCTGCGCAGGGTGGGTTTGAATTTTTTTGACAAAGATCGCAGTCTCAGTGACGCCGCACTGCGAAAACTTCATGCCGAAAGCAGGAGATTGTCAAATTCTGAAAAGAAATTTTTTGCCGCCTGA